In the genome of Pontibacter actiniarum, the window GCACCTATGAGTACAACACGGCCGGAAAGCTGGTGAAGGAGCATCACCTGCAGCCTTCCGGTGAGGAGATGGACTTCACATCCTTTAGCTACAGGCCGGACGGACGCCTCTCCAAGTATGAGGTGCAGCGTGTGCTGGGCCTGGGGGTAGTGCACCATCTAGCCGCCTTCAAAGCCTCTTACGACCAGCAAGGCCGCCTGACATCGGGCACGGACTACTATTACCTGGATAACAAGCAGCAGCAGAATGGAGGTTTCAGCCAATCTTACCCACTTAAAAAGCCGGTCAACGTTATCGTGAAAGGCCGTGATGGCAAAGCTCTGTACAATGCCACCTTTCAGCAGGACTCCAGCCGCTCTCCGCTCTCTGCCACGCCCGCTTTCCTGCACAAGCGACCGGCTATCGGCCATCCCAATCTAAATAACTTTAGCAGCTTCACAGCCACTGTGCCCAACGACACGGTTCAGGTAAAGGCGCAGAGCTACACCACTAAGTACGTTAACAACAGCCAGGGCTACCCGACTGAGGCTACAATCAGCTTCGGTGACAAAAAGGTGGTGAGGGTAGAGTACAGCTACAGCTGCGACTAGGCCCGAAGGAGCCGAGGAGCATCATAAAAAGCAGGCGGCCTGTTCTTTTGCGAAAGAACAGGCCGCCTGCTTTTTATGATGCCTTGATTTATACTTCAGCGCCTCGCCTTAGAGAAGCTTGTACAAGCGGTCTTTCAGGCCGGAGGTGGCCTCCATCATCGGGAGCCTTACCTGCGCCGTGCACACGCCAAAGCGCTCCAGCACGGCCTTAACACCTACCGGGTTGCCTTCTTCATACATCAGCGGGTTCATATCCACAAAGCTCAACAGCAGCTCAGAGGCCTCTTTATACTTGCCGTCCAGCGCCAGATGAACCATGTCGTTAAACTTACCCGGGAAAGCGTTGGCCAGTACCGAAATCACGCCCTCGGCCCCAAAAGTTGTCATCGGAATCGTCTGCAGGTCATCGCCGCTGACGAGCATGAAGCCTTCCGGTTTGTGTTTGGCAATGTACATGCACTGCTCCAGGTTGCCGGATGCCTCCTTAATGCCGATAATGTTGTCGTGGGCTGCCAGCTTCACAGTGGTGTCGCCGGCCATGTTGCTGCCGGTGCGGCCCGGCACATTGTAGAGTATCACAGGAACCGGCGAAGCATTGGCCACCTGCAAAAAGTGCTGGTAAATGCCCTGCTGCGAAGGCTTGTTATAGTAGGGGCTTACCGAAAGGATAGCCGTAATGCCATTTAAGTCTGTGGTGCCGAATAACTCCAGCACTTGTTGCGTGTTGTTGCCGCCGAGGCCATACACCAACGGCACCCGGCCGTTTACGTGCTCTTTCACAGTTTTGAGGATCTCCGTCTTTTCGGCGGCCGTTGTCGTGGCAGACTCAGCGGTAGTGCCGTTTATCACCAGGTAGTCCACGCCGCCATCCAACACAAAGTCCAGCAGCTTGCGCAGGGCATCGTAATCCACCGCCAGCTCTTTCGTGAACGGGGTAACCAGCGCCACACCCGTTCCTCTCAGTTTCTCTCTAATCATCGTCATCAGTTATGAACTACGAATTACGAACTATGTATTGGAATCTGCAAATGATGTTACACGCTTGATGCAAGGGATGTGCAACTTACCAAACGAAAGTGCTTCCGGGGCCGCTCCGTTACTTATTTCCGGTTTATTGTATGTTGTTCTCCTCCACCCACTTCAGGAAATGCTCTTTGTACACTTCGCCGATGGGTATCTCTTTACTGCCGATACGGATGCGGCTTTTCTCTATGCTGTCTATCTTCTGCAGCGATACGATAAAGGAGCGGTGCACGCGCAGAAACTTCGTGTCCGGCAGCTTGTCCATCATCTTGTTCATGGAGAGCAGCGTGATGATCTTCTGGTCTTTGGTCTGGATGATGATATAGTCCTTTAGCCCCTCAATCCAGAGAATGTCCCTGAAATCTACCCGGATGGTCTTGTAGTCGGCCTTCACAAACATAAAGTCATGCTCGGGGGCAGGCGCCTGGGCAACAGGGGCCGGGGCCTCCGCTGCTTTGCCGTTGCCCCGCTGCAGCCTTTCCTGCGCCTTGGTCACGGCTTTCAGAAAGCGGTCGAAGGGGATGGGCTTAAGCAGGTAGTCCACGGCATCCTGGTTAAAGCCCTCGAGGGCATAGTCGGGGTAGGCCGTGGTGAAGATGATGAGCGGCTGGTGCTTGAGGATGTTCAGGAACTGAATGCCAGTCAGCTCCGGCATCTCAATGTCCAGAAACATGAGGTCTACCTGTTCCTCCTGCAGCACCTGCATGGCTTCTGTGGCGCTGGAGCAGGTCTTAACGAGCTTAAGGAAGGGCAGCTTGTTTACATAGCTCTCGATAATATCGAGGGCGAGCGGTTCATCATCAACGGCAATGCATCGGACTGTCATAGTTTTATCTTGTTTGTGGGCTTGAAGTATAGTTTCAGGGTCGCGTAAAAGGTCCCCTCCTTTTCCTCGGAGGTGAGCTCGTGGCGCTTGCTGTAGAGCAGGTTAAGGCGGCGCTGCAGGTTCTCCAGGCCTATGCCGCCGAACTCGCGCCGCTTGTGCTGGCTGGTGTTGTTTATGGTGCTGAAGAGAAGCGAGTCGTCCAGCACCACCAGGTTCAGTATGATACCGATCTCATTCTTGCTGACCAGGCCGTGCTTAAAGGCGTTTTCCACCAGCGTCATGAGCAGCATCGGCGCTATCTGCTTGCCCTCCAGGTTGCCTTGTATGTTAAACTTAATGCTTGTCTGCTCCCGCAGGCGCAGCTTCTGCAAATCTATGAAATTATTGATATGATCCACTTCCTTCTCCAGGCTTACGAGCGTGTCGTTGCTTTCGTAGAGCATGTAGCGCATGAGCAGCGAGAGCTTCATGATCGCGTCGGGCGTTTCGGGGTGCTGCTTGTAGGCCAGCGAGTAAATGTTGTTGAGCGTGTTAAACAGGAAGTGCGGGTTTACCTGTGACTTGAGAAAAGCCAGCTCGGCCGTCAGTTTCTGCGTTTCCAGCTCCTTGTTACGGCGCTCGTTGCGGATGTAGTTGCTCGTTACCTTCAGCGCCGAGGAAATAAAGATCAGCACCAGCCCGCCCATCATGTACTGCACGATGCGCTCATAGCTGTAGAGGGCGGTCATTTCTCTGTTATACTCCTCAAAAACGAAAAAGTCCAGCGGTGCGCGCACCACGGCAATAGCCAGCAGGGTCGTGAGCACGGCGGCCGCATACAGCAGGATGCGGTTGCGGGCCAGGTACTTCGGTATCAGTACGTACCAGTTAAAGTAGAAGATGAGGATGTTGAAGAGCATGCCCGTCAGCACATCCAGCACCTTGCCAAAGGAGAGCGTGCTGTTGCCGTAAAGGAAGTAAAACACCCAGGCGCCAAACAGCAGCCAGGTGATCATGTGCAGGGAAATGGCGTAGCGCTTTTTCATGGGCACTTCGGGTAGAACAACGGCAGTGCTTGGCAAGGGAGTATCGTTTTTTGCTTCAGGCCAGCTGCCAAGTGTGCGTCAGCGGCGGCCTTTTCTCTACCCTAAAGATAAATAAAGTAAGGCATTTTACATGTTAGCCCGGGTTATCTCTATACAAATATGCTGAATGTGGCTACCAAGCGTGGGATTTAGGGGATAAAACGGCTTCGGCATGCGGGCTTATACTTGGTCTATGGTTTAAAGGCGTTGGTATATTCTATTTTTTTAAAGGTTAAATAAGTTTCTCATTTGTAGAGACACCATGCCTAACCCCTCGAACTATGAAACCCTACATCATTGAAACCCACGGCCTCAGCTACAGTTTTGGCAAGCGGCCGGTGCTGCAGAACCTGGAGCTGCGGGTGCCCCAGGGAGCTATCTTCGGCTTTCTGGGCCCTAACGGAGCCGGTAAGTCTACCACCATCCGTATTTTGCTGGGGCTGCTGCCCGTGCCGAAAGGGGAGGTGCTGCTGCACGGCCAGGACCTGAAGGAGCAGCGCCTTGACATCCTGAGCCGCACCGGCGCTCTGATCGAGATGCCCACGCTCTACCGCCACCTCTCCGGCTACGATAACCTGGAGATGCACCGCCGCATGGTGCGCGCGCCCAAAAGCCGCATTGCCGAAGTGCTGCAAATTGTAGGGCTGAGCCAGGACGCCCGCCGCAAAACAATAGAATACTCGCTGGGCATGAGCCAGCGCCTGGGCATCGCGCTCGCGCTGCTCGCCGATCCGGAGCTGTTGATCCTGGATGAGCCGACCAACGGGCTGGACCCCAGCGGTATCCGGGAGGTGCGGGAGCTGATTCTGCGCCTGAACCGGGAGTTCGGGAAAACGATCTTCCTGTCCAGCCACCTGCTCTCTGAAATTGAGAAGTGCGCCACCGAACTGGCCATCATCGACAAGGGGGCCACCCTGTACCAGGGTAGCCTGCAGCACCTGTACGAAGGGGCCTTCCAGAGCAATGTGCTGCGCCTCGAAACGAGCAACAACGCCGTTGCCCACAAGCTGCTCCTGGACCACCAGTACCCGTTACTGCCGCAGGAAGCCGATGTGGTAAGCGTTCAGGTGCAGGATAAGCGGCAGGTGGCGCTGCTAAACCGGCTGCTGGTCGAGAACGGGCTGGATGTGTACAGTCTCAGTACAAACACGCTAAACCTGGAGGATCTCTTCCTTAACATCACCCAGGGCGAGGCGACGCCCGATGCCGTTCACTAACCCGGCTCCAAGACTGGCTCAAGTACCTAACCATTGTAAAGAATCCAATCATCCAGTAAACTATGAATGCCATAACTTACTACCGCAGCAGCCTGAGTGCCGAAGCGCTCAAACTTAAAAACACCTTCTCCCTCTGGTTATCCATATTGGCGCCCTGTGCCCTGGTCAGTATGTATGTGATTGCCTTTTGGTCGAAGGGGGAGTACCTGGTGCAGGAGGGGCAGAATGCCTGGCACCAGTTCGCAAAGCAGAACTTTGGTATTTACACGCTGCTGCTGATGCCTATCTTTATTGCGCTGCTAACAAGCCTGACGAACGGCATTGAGCATAAATCCAACGGGTGGAAGCACCTGTACAGCCTGCCGCTGCCAAAGAGCACCATTTACACGGCAAAAGCGACCACAGTGGTGGGGCTGGTGCTGCTGAGCAACGCGGTATTTTTACTGGCTTACCTGGCCGGAGGCCTGTTCCTGACGCTTGTGCGCCCCGGCCTTGGCTTTGAAAGTATGGCCGGACTCGGCATCGTCTGTTTTACTGTGCTTAAGCTGTTCCTGGCCAGCTTTGTGATTATTGCGGTGCAGTTCTGGCTGAGTATGCGCTGGAGCAGCTTTGCCTTAAGTATGGGCGTGGGCATCGTGGCCATTGTTACGGTGGTAGTGGCGATGCGTTGGGAGCACATTCACTATTACCCCTTTGCCTACCCCTTTGTCACCATTCGTGCCTTTCCGACCGGGCCTGAGGTATCGAACATGTTCTCACAAGAGGTGCTGCTAAGTATGGGCGCGGGCTTGCTGGTGTTTATACTTGGTTATGCAGATATTCGCCGAAAACGTATTTCCTGAAAGAGTTTGTTGTTTGTTTGCTAAAAAGGCGGCACTCTTTTAGGGTGCCGCCTTTTTTATGGTTGTTCAGAAGTGCTCTCTACCCAATCATTGACAGGAACTCGGCCTCCGAAAGAATTTTAATACCCAGCGTTTCGGCTTTCTCCAGCTTGGAAGGGCCCATTTTATCGCCGGCCACTAAGTAGGAGAGCTTCTTTGAAATTGAGCTTACCACTTTGCCCCCGTGGCTGACGATCAGCTGCTGCAACTCATCACGGCTCACGCTCTCAAACACACCGGAAATAACGAATGTCTGGCCTTCCAGTTTGTTGCTCTGGATTTCCGGGGCTTTGTTTTCGGACTTAAAGTTAAGCCCGGCGGC includes:
- the dapA gene encoding 4-hydroxy-tetrahydrodipicolinate synthase, which translates into the protein MIREKLRGTGVALVTPFTKELAVDYDALRKLLDFVLDGGVDYLVINGTTAESATTTAAEKTEILKTVKEHVNGRVPLVYGLGGNNTQQVLELFGTTDLNGITAILSVSPYYNKPSQQGIYQHFLQVANASPVPVILYNVPGRTGSNMAGDTTVKLAAHDNIIGIKEASGNLEQCMYIAKHKPEGFMLVSGDDLQTIPMTTFGAEGVISVLANAFPGKFNDMVHLALDGKYKEASELLLSFVDMNPLMYEEGNPVGVKAVLERFGVCTAQVRLPMMEATSGLKDRLYKLL
- a CDS encoding LytR/AlgR family response regulator transcription factor, producing the protein MTVRCIAVDDEPLALDIIESYVNKLPFLKLVKTCSSATEAMQVLQEEQVDLMFLDIEMPELTGIQFLNILKHQPLIIFTTAYPDYALEGFNQDAVDYLLKPIPFDRFLKAVTKAQERLQRGNGKAAEAPAPVAQAPAPEHDFMFVKADYKTIRVDFRDILWIEGLKDYIIIQTKDQKIITLLSMNKMMDKLPDTKFLRVHRSFIVSLQKIDSIEKSRIRIGSKEIPIGEVYKEHFLKWVEENNIQ
- a CDS encoding sensor histidine kinase → MKKRYAISLHMITWLLFGAWVFYFLYGNSTLSFGKVLDVLTGMLFNILIFYFNWYVLIPKYLARNRILLYAAAVLTTLLAIAVVRAPLDFFVFEEYNREMTALYSYERIVQYMMGGLVLIFISSALKVTSNYIRNERRNKELETQKLTAELAFLKSQVNPHFLFNTLNNIYSLAYKQHPETPDAIMKLSLLMRYMLYESNDTLVSLEKEVDHINNFIDLQKLRLREQTSIKFNIQGNLEGKQIAPMLLMTLVENAFKHGLVSKNEIGIILNLVVLDDSLLFSTINNTSQHKRREFGGIGLENLQRRLNLLYSKRHELTSEEKEGTFYATLKLYFKPTNKIKL
- a CDS encoding ABC transporter ATP-binding protein — protein: MKPYIIETHGLSYSFGKRPVLQNLELRVPQGAIFGFLGPNGAGKSTTIRILLGLLPVPKGEVLLHGQDLKEQRLDILSRTGALIEMPTLYRHLSGYDNLEMHRRMVRAPKSRIAEVLQIVGLSQDARRKTIEYSLGMSQRLGIALALLADPELLILDEPTNGLDPSGIREVRELILRLNREFGKTIFLSSHLLSEIEKCATELAIIDKGATLYQGSLQHLYEGAFQSNVLRLETSNNAVAHKLLLDHQYPLLPQEADVVSVQVQDKRQVALLNRLLVENGLDVYSLSTNTLNLEDLFLNITQGEATPDAVH
- a CDS encoding ABC transporter permease gives rise to the protein MNAITYYRSSLSAEALKLKNTFSLWLSILAPCALVSMYVIAFWSKGEYLVQEGQNAWHQFAKQNFGIYTLLLMPIFIALLTSLTNGIEHKSNGWKHLYSLPLPKSTIYTAKATTVVGLVLLSNAVFLLAYLAGGLFLTLVRPGLGFESMAGLGIVCFTVLKLFLASFVIIAVQFWLSMRWSSFALSMGVGIVAIVTVVVAMRWEHIHYYPFAYPFVTIRAFPTGPEVSNMFSQEVLLSMGAGLLVFILGYADIRRKRIS